Within the Pseudarthrobacter sp. W1I19 genome, the region TGCCCGCCCGGATCCAAAAGGTGCTCCACATTCCTTCGGAGCTGCTTGGAAGCCGGAGAGCGGACAACTACGGCCACCACGCGGGCAGAGACTGGAATGCCCGCCGCCGGACCCAGCTCCTGCAGCCGCCAGTTCTGCTTGCCGGAATCAATGGCCCGGATCAAGGCCGCCCCTGCCATCTCCTTCAATCCGGGCGGCATCCGCTGCAACAGTGCCAGGGCAAGAATGTCCACGGACCTGTTCCCGGCTATCCTCGCCAGGTTCACATCGGCGTCGCCACGGACAAACAGCGTCAACCGTGCAGACGGGATCCCGCGTACAGGAACCTCAATGTGGATGGTCTTTCCGGCCTCCCCCGCCTCCTCCCCGACGACGGGAGCTGCCGATTCATCGACATTCCCGTTCGGTTCGGCACTGGCCAGCGTCACTCCGGCGGTGGAGGTGAGCACCACTTCCGCGCCGGTAGCTGCTGCGAGGACGGCAAGGATCCGGTCAAGGCCGCTTCCGTGGGCGAGCTCCACCGCCATGGCGTGGCTGGCCTGATCCGCCTGCTGTAACTGGGCCGCGGACTGGCTGACGAGCTGTGAGTTGATGGCCTCCATCACCGCCACAAAAGGCACCACGCGGCGCAGCTCAATCAGTGGAAGGCCCGCTTCCTCAGCAGCCGCAATCATCGAGGAAGGAATAGAGGGCAGCACACTTCCGGTCTCGATGGCGAGCGCGGCCACCCCTCGCTCGGCAAGGTCCCGGATGTAGCCCGTCCGGCGCTCATCCGAAGCAGAGGCAAGTGCCTGGCCACCCGTGAGCAGGAGCTCCCCGCCGCCAAGAAGGGAAGCGATGTCCAGGACCTCGCTTGAGTGGATCCAGCGGAGCTGGGTCTGGGGAACCAGGCCCGCGCCGGCCCGGACCACGGGATCAGCGGCAATAACGGTGGGATGCCGCAGGACATCTTCCAAGCGGACTGGCATGACACTCCGTCATATAGAAGGGAAAAGCTCAAGACATATTGTAGATGGTGGATGTGGTGCCCGACACATAATCTTGAAGAACTCCCATCCCCCTCAACGAAGAGGCCCCCATGCAGCAACCATCCACCAGCCCAGGAATCGAGCCGTCCTCCCACGTGGAAGACGTCGAAGCCTGGCTCCAGCCCATTCCCGAGTCCCAGCGCACGCACAAGGTTTCAGGCCAGTTCTGGATCTGGGCCGGCGCCAACCTGGCTCCCATCAACTGGGTTCTGGGCGCCCTCGGAATCCACTTGGGGCTGGGTTTCGCGGACACCGTGACGGTCCTGGTCCTGGGCAACCTGATCGGCATGCTGCTCTTCGGCTGCTTCGTCCTGCTGGGCCAGAAGACCGGCGCCACCGGCATGGTGCTCGCCCGGGCCGCCTTCGGCCGGCGCGGCAACTACCTTCCGGCAGCCATCCAGGCGCTCCTGGTGATCGGCTGGTGCGCCGTGAACACCTGGATCATCCTGGACCTGGTCATGGCGCTGTTCGGCACCCTAGGCTGGGTGGATCCCACCGCCCACAACTATGCGTGGAAGATCGGCGTGGCCACTGCCATCATGGCAGCGCAGGTTGCCATCGCCTGGTTCGGCTACAAGGCCATCGCCGCCTTCGAAAAGTGGACAGTCCCGCCCACCATCATCATCCTCGCCGTGATGTCCGCAGTGGCCTGGTTCGGCATGAAGATCGACTGGGGCTACGCCGGCCCCGCAGGCAACATCCTTGAAGGGTCCGAGCGGATCGCCGCAATGAGCGCCGTGATGACCGCCATCGGCATCGGCTGGGGCATCACCTGGTTCACCTACGCGGCCGACTACTCCCGGTTCGTCAGCACCGAAGTCCCCAAGAAGAAGGTCTACCTGGCCTCCGTCCTGGGCCAGTTCATCCCCGTCGTCTGGCTCGGCGTCCTCGGCGCCAGCCTGGCCACCAACAGCGGCGAAATCGATCCCGGCAAGCTCATCGTCCAGAACTTCGGCGTCCTCGCCCTGCCGGTTCTCCTGATGGTGCTCCACGGCCCCATCGCCACCAACATCCTGAACATTTACACCTTCTCGGTGGCCACGCAGGCACTGGACATCACCATCAGCCGCCGCAAGCTCAACCTGTTCGTCGGCGTCTTCTCGCTCGCCGCCGTCGTCTTCTTCATCTTCCAGGAGGACTTCGCGGCAGTCCTGGACGCCTGGCTCATCGGCCTGGTGGCCTGGGTGGCCGCCTGGGGCGGCGTAATGCTGGTGCACTACTTCTGGATCGACAAGCGCTGGCCCGGCAATCCGGAAAGGCTGTTCGACGGCGTCGGCACGCGCAGGCTCCCCGGCATCAACTGGGCGGGCGTCACCTCCCTCCTGGTTGGCATCTTCGCCACCTGGCTGTTTATGTACGGGCTCGTCCCCGCCATGCAGGGCCCCATCGCCGTGGCCCTGGGCGGCTGGGATCTGTCCTGGCTCGCCGGCGGCCTTGCCAGTGCCACCAGTTACGCCATCCTGGGCCCGAAGATGCACCGGAAATTCATCGACGCCCCGGCCCCTGCAGGGCAGGTTTTCACCGAGCTGACCGGAGCCTCCGCTCCCGCTACGCCGGCAGCACTCTGACCGTCCCGTCTTCCCTTCCCGTAACGCTAGGACCACCATGACCCTTGAAGCATTCGCCGACTCCGCCCACCCGATCACCTGGCCTGAGGGCAAGCGTGCGGCAGCATCCTTCACGTTCGACGTCGACGCCGAATCCTGCACCATCGCCCACGATCCCAAGAGCACACGCCGGATGTCACTGATGACGCACCAGTCCTACGGGCCCAAGGTGGCCGTTCCGCGGCTGCTGCAGATCCTCCAGCGCCAGGACATCCGCGCCACGTTCTTTGTTCCCGGCTTCACGGCCGAGTGCTACCCGGACACGGTCCGGCGCATCGTGGATGCGGGGCACGAGGTGGCGCACCACGGGTACCTGCACGAGCCGATGCAGGGCATCGACGCAGAAACCGAGGCCCGCTACATCGACCGCGGACTGGAGGCGCTCGCCAAGGCCGCCGGTGTGGAACCGGTGGGCTACCGGGCCCCCTGGTGGGAACTGAACTGGCACTCCGCCGGGCTCCTGGCGGACCGCGGCTTCCTCTACGATTCAAGCCTGCTCGACGGCGACGCCCCCTACCGCTTCAGCGTCGCCCCGGGCGACTCCCGGGACATTGTGGAGATTCCCGTCGACTGGACGCTCGATGACTGGGAGCAGTACGCCTTCTACCCCGGCGTGACGGGCAGCGGCGTGATCGAAAGCCCCGCGAAGGTCCTGGAAATGTGGACGCTTGAGGCGGAGGCGCACCACGCCCAGGGCAGCTGCTTCGTCCTCACCAACCACCCCTTCATCTCCGGCCGGCCCTCCAAGGCCGTGGCCCTGGAACGGCTCATCGAGCGGGTCAAGTGCATGGACGGCATGTGGGTGGCCACCATGGAGGAGATCGCCGAGCATACGCGCAGGACCGTCCAGGAGGTCCACACCCACGCGCGGATCGAGGTGCCGGCGTTCCCCGATACGGGAGCCCGGTTCACCCCGGCGGCGGTCCAGCAGGCGGTGGTCCAGCAGGCACGGCTGGCGGGCCCTAGGGAACTGATCCAGGCGGCATCCGCGGGAAGAGAGCAACAGTGGAGCGGTACCAGCCCTGTCCAGGGGGCGGTACCGCTCCACTGGCGTTTAGGAGCCTTGCCGCCGGGGACGCCGCGCCGCTGCTAAGCCGCGGGGCCGCCGTCGTACGTCCCTTGTATGTCTTCCTAAGACGTTCCGTAACGCTGCGCTACCTCCTGTTGCGCATTCGCGACGCTCCGTGAACGCCCGCGTCGGGATTGATTGTGGCGCCGGCGGGTGCTCCGTACTCTCATTTCAGCACCCGCCCCAGCAAAGGAATCCCCCATGTCAGACCCCTCGAACAAGAGCCCGGAGAGCCACGAAGGCTCCACCCGCATCGTGGCCGGCCAGTCCGCCCGCCCCAAGCGTCCGCTCGGGCAGAAGATCGGCATCGCTGCCGCCCTCCTCGCCCTGGTGGGAGGCGGCGCAGCCGTCGCCGCCACAGTAAACAGCGGCAGCGGAACCCCCGCTGCCGCCGAGGAAACCGCCCCTTCCGGCAACCCCGCCGCCGAACTGAAGCTGGGCTACTTCGGCAACGTCACCCACGCCCCCGCCCTGGTGGGCGTCAGCCAGGGCTACATCGCGGACGAACTCGGCGACACGAAACTGACCACCCAGGTGTTCAACGCCGGCCCCGCCGCCATCGAAGCACTGAACGCCGGTGCCATCGACGCCACCTACATCGGCCCGAACCCGGCCATCAACTCCTTCGTCAAGAGCGGCGGAGAATCGATCAACATCATCGCCGGGGCTGCGGCCGGCGGCGCCCAACTGGTGGTCAAGCCGGAGATCAACTCCGCGGCAGACCTCAAGGGCAAGACCCTCGCCTCCCCGCAGCTCGGCGGCACACAGGACGTGGCCCTCCGCGCCTGGCTCACCGCGCAGGGCTACAAAACCAACGTGGACGGCAGCGGCGACGTCGCCATCAACCCCACCGAAAACGCCCAGACCCTCAAGCTGTTCCAGGACGGAAAGCTCGACGGCGCATGGCTGCCTGAGCCCTGGGCCTCCCGCCTGGTGCTCACCGCCGGCGCCAAGGTGCTGGTGGACGAAAAGGACCTGTGGGACGGTTCGCTCTCCGGCAAGCCGGGCGAATTCCCCACCACCATCCTGATCGTCAACCAGAAGTTCGCCGCAGACCACCCGGACACCGTGAAGGCGCTGCTGAAGGGCCACGTGAAGTCGGTTGAATGGCTGGACAAGGCTGCCGACGGCGAGAAGGCCAGCGTCATCAACGCGGCGCTGAAGGAAGCCGCGGGTGCCGAGCTGAAGGCCGACGTCATCGACCGGTCCCTGAAGAACATCGTGTTCACGGTGGACCCGCTCGCCGGAACCTACCAGAAGCTCCTCGAGGACGGAGTCACTGCCGGCACCACCAAGCAGGCGGACCTCAACGGCATCTTCGACCTGCGGGCGCTCAACAGCGTATCCGGCGAGAAGACCTCGGCTGCGAAACTCGGCAAGGAGTAACACCGGCGCCAGCCGGGACGCTCTCTCACTTGATGCGCCATTTTGGCCAACGCTCGCTCACTTTCCCTAAGAAAGTGAGCGAGCGTTGGCGATTTAAGCGCATTAAGTGAGAGAGCGTCGCATTCGATGGGTATCGG harbors:
- a CDS encoding aliphatic sulfonate ABC transporter substrate-binding protein, giving the protein MSDPSNKSPESHEGSTRIVAGQSARPKRPLGQKIGIAAALLALVGGGAAVAATVNSGSGTPAAAEETAPSGNPAAELKLGYFGNVTHAPALVGVSQGYIADELGDTKLTTQVFNAGPAAIEALNAGAIDATYIGPNPAINSFVKSGGESINIIAGAAAGGAQLVVKPEINSAADLKGKTLASPQLGGTQDVALRAWLTAQGYKTNVDGSGDVAINPTENAQTLKLFQDGKLDGAWLPEPWASRLVLTAGAKVLVDEKDLWDGSLSGKPGEFPTTILIVNQKFAADHPDTVKALLKGHVKSVEWLDKAADGEKASVINAALKEAAGAELKADVIDRSLKNIVFTVDPLAGTYQKLLEDGVTAGTTKQADLNGIFDLRALNSVSGEKTSAAKLGKE
- a CDS encoding PucR family transcriptional regulator: MPVRLEDVLRHPTVIAADPVVRAGAGLVPQTQLRWIHSSEVLDIASLLGGGELLLTGGQALASASDERRTGYIRDLAERGVAALAIETGSVLPSIPSSMIAAAEEAGLPLIELRRVVPFVAVMEAINSQLVSQSAAQLQQADQASHAMAVELAHGSGLDRILAVLAAATGAEVVLTSTAGVTLASAEPNGNVDESAAPVVGEEAGEAGKTIHIEVPVRGIPSARLTLFVRGDADVNLARIAGNRSVDILALALLQRMPPGLKEMAGAALIRAIDSGKQNWRLQELGPAAGIPVSARVVAVVVRSPASKQLRRNVEHLLDPGGQHGASYADNAELLALSVLRSGNVQDERQKILDGLHSLEVPEGTISAIGPVASGISAAPWSLAEARLTLELAADVGRSRSSASAPAQVLDAQAFAVERLAVQAMDEARRRDFVNQQLAAVLAHDAERHSQLVETLRVWLDSGCNTAQAARELHVERQSMHQRLQRIFSLCGGDPRGTGRLAALHLATRLAALQPTPPGRSLT
- a CDS encoding cytosine permease, with product MQQPSTSPGIEPSSHVEDVEAWLQPIPESQRTHKVSGQFWIWAGANLAPINWVLGALGIHLGLGFADTVTVLVLGNLIGMLLFGCFVLLGQKTGATGMVLARAAFGRRGNYLPAAIQALLVIGWCAVNTWIILDLVMALFGTLGWVDPTAHNYAWKIGVATAIMAAQVAIAWFGYKAIAAFEKWTVPPTIIILAVMSAVAWFGMKIDWGYAGPAGNILEGSERIAAMSAVMTAIGIGWGITWFTYAADYSRFVSTEVPKKKVYLASVLGQFIPVVWLGVLGASLATNSGEIDPGKLIVQNFGVLALPVLLMVLHGPIATNILNIYTFSVATQALDITISRRKLNLFVGVFSLAAVVFFIFQEDFAAVLDAWLIGLVAWVAAWGGVMLVHYFWIDKRWPGNPERLFDGVGTRRLPGINWAGVTSLLVGIFATWLFMYGLVPAMQGPIAVALGGWDLSWLAGGLASATSYAILGPKMHRKFIDAPAPAGQVFTELTGASAPATPAAL